The following DNA comes from Nocardia sp. XZ_19_385.
TCTTCGCTGTGCTCGGTGAACTCAAGGGCGGCGCGATGAAGCTCGGGCAGGCGCTCAGCGTCGCGGAGGCGAGTATTCCGCCGCGCTTCGCCGACCGCTACCGCACCGCGCTGGTCAAACTGCAGTCGCAGGCGCCGCCGATGTCCACCCGATCGGTGCACCGCATGCTCACCGAACAGCTCGGAACCCGTTGGCGGGACCGGTTTTCCGTGTTCGACGACGAGCCGGTCGCCGCGGCCAGCATCGGCCAGGTGCACCGCGCTGTCTGGCACGACGGACGCACCGTCGCGGTGAAAGTGCAGTATCCGGGCGCGGATACCGCGCTGCTGTCGGATCTGAAGATGCTTCAGATGTTCTCCGGCGCCTTCACCAAGCTGATGCCGGGCGCGGACGCCAAGGGCCTGATCGACGAGTTCATCGCCCGCACCGCCGATGAGCTGGACTACCGCATCGAATCCGCGCATCAACGGCGCTTCGCCCTGGCCTTCGACGGTGACCCGCGATTCTTCGTGCCGAAGGTGATCGCGAGCGCCCCGAAAGTGCTTGTCACCCAATGGCTGGAAGCCACCCCGCTGGCGCAGATCATCACCGGCGGTTCGAAAGCGCAGCGCGACAGCGCCGGACTGCTGCTGGCCGAATTCGGCCTGAGTTCACCGGCGCGCGTCGGCTACCTGCACTGTGATCCCCATCCCGGCAATTTCCAGCTGCTCGATGACGGCCGGTTGGGCGTCATCGACTTCGGTGCGTCCATCGCACTGCCGCAGGGCATTCCCGCAGTCATCGGAGAACTGGCCCGGCACGCCGTCGCCGAGGACTACCTCGCGGCGGCGAAGACATTGCAGGACAACGGATTCCTGCGCCCGGGCCAGCAGCTGGAGATCGAACCGATCCAACGCCTGGTCGCACCGATCGTCGCCCAGATCGACGGCGACAACCTGCACATCAGCCGAAAACTGTTGCAGGGTCACACCGCTCGCGCACTGGACGTGAAGAACATGTCGATGAACAACGCGATGGCGATCAAGGCGCCCGCGCAGTGGCCCGAATTGGCCATGCTCGGAAGGACATTCGCCGGGGTTGTCGGTGTCTGCGCGCAGCTGGACGCGGAAGGTCCTTTCCTCGGCCTGGTGCAACGATGGCTGCCCGGCTACGCCGCCGATGGGGCCGCGGCCTAGGAGCGACCGGCGGGCAGGAAAGTGTCCAGCAGCGTGCTGATTCGCGGTCGCTGATCCCCGACCAGACCCGAGCCGACCAGCACACCCAGGGCGATGGACAGCACGGTGAGCAGCGCCGAGACGATCACATGCAGCCCATTGGGATCGGACTGCCCGATCAGGTCCGAAACCCCGGTCAGCCCGATCCCGCCGGGCACCAGCATCCAGAACGCGGGCAGGAACGCGACCTGCGACGGCGGCGCGTTCTTGCGGCGCTGCACCAGGTAGGCGGCCGGGACCGCGATCAGCCCGCCGAGGAAAGCACCCAGCACCTGTCCGGAGAAGTGCCCGCCCAGCGCCTGCGCCGCGTAGGTCACATAGAGCACGATCAGCAACCAGCCCAGGGATTTCGGCGGCGCGCTGGCCCGCCAGGAATGCCCGATGCCGATCAGCAGCACGCCCAGGAACGGCGCCCACCAGCCCAGCTGATCGACCCCGCTGGATTCCGGGACCGGGTGCCGCCCAAGCCCTTCCAGCCCGATCAGCAGTCCGAAGGACAACAGCAGCAGCACATTCATGCCGTAGATGAGCCGGCTCGCCCCGGCCACCATGGACCCGGTGGCCAATTCGATGGTGCCGTTGGTGAGCATGGCCCCGGGCAGCATGGTGGCGACCGCCGGGATCAGCAGCTGGCTGGGATGCCCGCCGGACAGCTGCGCCGGGAACCGGAACGCCACCCACGAAACCAGCGCCGCGGCGGTGACCGGCAGCGCCAGTGACAGCAGCGGGATCCGGTGCGCGAGCCACACCAGCACGCCGACCAGCCCGCCGAGCACGCAGTAGCCGACGAGCGCGTGCGCGGCCGGGTTGAGCATCAGCCCCAGCCCGACGGTGAGCACCACCTGCCCGAGCATGGTCAGCAGCACCGGGTTGCGCGGTTCCGAGTCGAAGATGCCTTGCAACGACCTGGTTACCTCGGTGGGCGGCGGCAGCTCCGCCTTCACCCGATCCAACAGCCGGTACAGCGCCGCGATCTGGTCCAGCCGCAGGGTATCCACGGAGGCGCTCAGGATGTCGACCGCGGAACCGTTCGCGTCCTGGATCCGCACGAAGACCCCGGTCGGCAGGACGAAGAAATGCACGCCCTGCGCGCCGTAGCGGTGGGCCAGTTCGTCCAGCATCGACTGCACTCGGTTAGTGGTCTCACCAGCCCCGATCAGGGCGACACCGAGCCAGCGCAGCAGATCGAGCAGGTCCGCCGACACCGGTGGCTCCGCGAGCGGAGACGGCTTGGGCGGCAACGGCGCCCGCGCCGCGTCCCAGTGCCGCAACAGGAAATCGGCAAGGTCCCCGAACCGCCCGTCGACCCACGACCTCACCCGTCCCGAGTGCACGCTGCCCGCTCACCTCCCTGCCGTTACCGGTTTCGGGCAAGCCTATGGCAACCATCGGTGCCGGACTTCGAACTGCGCTACGGCCTTACAGCGCGTCGTTGAGCTTGTTCAACCGGTCGCAGGCGTCGACGTACTCCTGGATCAGGCGCGCGACCACATCGGCGGAACGCTCGACCTTGTTCATCATGCCGACGACCTGGCCGACCGGATTGAAGTTCACGTCCTTGGCCTGCTCGGGGTAGCGATGCCCGCGCTTGACACCATCGATCGCCACCATCATCTGCAACGGCATGCCCAGCGGCTTCGGGTTCTCCGGCGCCTCCCAGGCTTCGGTCCAGTCGTTCTTGAGCATGCGGGCCGGCTTACCGGTCCAGGCGCGGGAGCGCACGGTGTCGTTGCTGGAGGCCTCGAGATAGCTCTGCATCTGGGCAGGCGGCACATTGGCCTCCTCGACCGTGAGCCAGATGGAACCGGTCCACACGCCGGCCGCGCCCATCGCCATCGCGGCGGCGACCTGGCGGCCGTTGCCGACACCGCCCGCGGCGAGCAGCGGCAGCTCGCCGATCGCGTCGACCACCTGCGGCCACAACACCATCGAGGAGACCTCACCGGTGTGCCCGCCGCCCTCGGTGCCCTGGCAGACGACGAAGTCCAGGCCCGCCGCCTTGTGGTTGAGCGCGTGCTTGACCGAACCGCACAGCGCGCCGATCAAGCGGCCGGAGTCCTGGATCTGCTTGATCACGTCGTCGGGCGGGGTGCCCAGCGCGTTCGCGACCAGCTTCGCCTTGGGATGCTTGAGGATGACTTCGATCTGCGGCGCGACGGTAGTCGCGGTCCAGCCGAGCAGCTGGGTGACCTGCTCCTCCTCGGGCAGATGCGGCACGCCGTGGTCGTTGAGCAGTTTCTCGGCGAAATCCCGGTGGCCCTGCGGAACCAGTTCCGCCAGTTTGGCTTCCAGTTCCTCGGGGCTCAGGCCCTCGACGCCCTTACCCTCGTACTTGGACGGGATCACCAAGTCGACGCCGTAGACGCCGGTGACGTGCTCGTCCAGCCAGGCCAGCTCGACCTCGAGCTGTTCGGCGGTGAAGCCCACCGCGCCGAGCACGCCGATGCCACCGGCATTGCTGACCGCGGCGGCTACGTCGCGGCAGTGAGTGAAGGCGAAGATGGGGAACTCGATCCCCAGCCGGTCGCAGATTTCGGTACGCATGGCGTGCTGGTCTCCCTCGCGGAACTGGTTACAGTTTTGCTGCGGCCCGCAACGCTCGAAACTGCCGCATACCGCGAGTATCGCCGTGGCGCGGCAGCGGCAGCATCGACTGGCGGGTGCACCATGAATTGACAGTAACACGTTCTAGTTTTGTCGGTACAGCCTCAATTTCTCCTTAACCGGGACGCCGAATCCGGCACCGACCCAATAGGATCGCGATGTTCGTTTGGGAGGGAGTGACCTTGACCGGCGTTATGGAAAGTCCGTCGACCACGCTGCCCGGCTGGTTCACCGAGCTGTTCGCGCATCGGCGGTGGGTCCGCCGCGCCACGCCGTTTCCGCACGTCTATGTCCGCGATGTGTTCGTCGACGAGTTCTATCAGCGGCTCTCGGCCGAATACCAGCGCGTGCGCCGCGAACGGCCGGCGGAATTCCACGAGGTCAACGAGAACTACAGCGCCGACTCGATCTCGCTGAACAAGCTGCGGAGTGGGCCGCTGGCGCTGTTCACCTCCCGGGAATGGCACGACCTGATCGCGGGTGTCGCCGGCGTGCCCGGGACCGGCGACATCGAGGGGGGCGTGCACCACCACCCGCCGGAGAGCCCGCGCGGCTGGCCGCACAGCGACCTCGCGCCCGCCTGGTTCCCCGGCGAACCGCCCGCGCCGGATGAGACCCGGCTCCCCGACAACACCGTCGACATCCAGAACGGTGAACGCGAACCCGATGTCGCCGCCCGCGAATTGGTGCGCGGCGTGGCGATCATGTTCTACCTCGCCAACGAGCCGAATTGGAACGCCGGCGACGGCGGCGAGACCGCGCTGTTCGCGCATGTGCACGGCCGTCACGATCCGGAGCCCGACCTGCTGGTGCCGCCGCTGAACAACTCCATGGTGATCTTCGAGTGCACGCCGCGGTCCTGGCACACCTTCGCGGGCAACAACGTCCACGATCGCAACTGCGTGGTGATGTGGCTGCACCGGCCGAAGTCCGAGGCCGTCCGGCGCTGGGGAGAGAACCACATTGTCGAGTGGTGAACGCCGCGTCTGCCTGCTCACCGGCGCGGGCGGTCAGCTCGGCGACGAATTCTGCCGCCGCCTCTATACCGAATACGACATCGTCGCGGTACATCGCGAGCGGGTGCCCTCGGCGCCCTCCCAGCACGAATGGTTCATCGACCCGTTCCAGCCGGACGGCGCTGTGCCGGAGAACGATTCGCGCGTCCATCTGATCAGGGCCGACCTGACGGAGCCGGGCGAGGTGGAGCGGGTCGTGGACCTGGCGCTGGCCCGGTTCGGCCAGGTGGACCTGCTGGTCAACAACGCGGTGCACATTCCCACCCATCTCTACGGGCTCGTCGACGGCGACGCCGCACTCGACGATTTCGATCGCACCTTCCGCACCAACGTCGGTGTGCCCCTGCGCCTTTCAACCCGCCTAGCGCAGCGCAGCTGGCTGCACGACCGCGCCGGGAACCAGACCTGGAACCGCAATATCGTCAATGTCTCCTGCGTCTACGGCACCGAGGTCTTCCCCGGCGGGCAGGCGCTGCACGCGGCGTCCAAGGCCGCGCTGAACCATCTGACCCGGCATATGGCCGCCGAGTTCACCGAATTCGGGATCCGCGTGAATGCCATCACGCCCAACAGTTTTCCGGGTGTCGTGCCGATCGAGAACGTGCTGCGCGCCATCTTCGAACTCGACAACGGCGATATGACCGGCGGCGTCTTCGACGTCGATTTCGAATCCGGGGAACCGCCGGCGGGCAGGCACGCCCTGCCCGCCTGACGGCGCGTCAGCGCTGGTAGCTCACCCCGGTCAGCTGCTCGGACAGGTCCCAGAGCTGCTCGGCGAAAGCGGGATCCACCGCCTGCTTGACGCTCGGCGGCTCTTCCTTGAACCGGTGGAAGTACTTGCCGTTGATCGCCGCGGCATCCGGAGTGGTCACCAGGTGCACCATCGGTTCGGCGCCCTTCTCGGGCCGGATGAAGAACGGCCGCGACAGCGGCGAGCGGATGAGCGCGCCGACCCCGAACGGAATGTTGTCGTACACATTGGTGGCGACCGCACCCGGATGGAACGCGGCGGTGACCAGCGCGGTGCTCGCGGTGCGGCGCGCCAGCTCCCGGGTGAACACGATATTGGCCAGCTTGGAGCCGGCGTAGGAGCCGAGCATCGAGAACGAGCCGGTGGGCGCGTTCGCGGTGTCCAGGTTCAGTTTCGCGGTCCGATAGGTCACGCTCGAGGTGTTGATGACCCGCGGCTGCGGAGCGGCTTGCAGGCGTTCCAGCAGGAGCGCGGTCAGCAGGAAGCCGCCGAGATGGTTGACCTGGAAGGTCCGTTCGTTACCGTCGGCGGTGACGGCGCGTTCGGCCCAGGAGCCGCCCGCGTTATTGACCAGGACGTCGATCTGGGGAAAACGCCCCAGCAGTTGATCGGCGAGCTTGCGCACGTCGTCGAGCCGGGCGAAATCCGCGAGAAAATGCGCCGCACCGATCTTGTCGGCGACCTGCGCGGTCCGCTCCGGATTGCGCCCGACGACCGCGACCGTCGCACCGCGCTCGGCCAGCCGCTCGGCCGCCACCGCGCCGATCCCGTTGCTGGCGCCGGTGATGACCACCGTCTTGCCCTGTAAGTCCTTGTCCTGCACTGCCATAACTTCCTCCCTGGATTGCCTACCCTCCCTGATCGTCGATGGTAAGGAAGAGTTCTTCAAGGGCGCATACCCGCGGTCGCGCCGAAGATGTCTCCCGGACTGCGACCGGCGGGTGCGGTTCTGGCAGGCTGATCACCGCGCGGACGTCGGCGTGTTGGCGCCGAACGTCCCGGCGGGCTGCTGCATACTCACCACGGGGTGGCCCGCCACTCAGCGCAGGATGCAGCTCAACTCGATCCGAAAGTGCCGATACGACATGCGAGTCGACGGGCGGGACATCCCGGTCACGGGCAGCCTGCTGCAGCCCCTGACCAGGCGGACCACCGACATAGTTCGCGTCGTGCTGGCCGCCGCCTGGCTGGGCATCATCATCGCCGCGTCGGTGATCACCCGCCCGGAATGGCTGGCGCTGGAAAGCTCCGTCTCCGATATCGTCAGCTTCCTGACGCCGGATCAGTCGAATTTGGTCTATCTCGTCTACGGCGTGCTGATCCTGATCCTGCCGTTCGCGATCCTGGTCGAGTTGATCATCGGCAGACAGTGGAAGCTGCTGGCCGGATACGCGGCCGCGGCGCTACTGGCCGGGTTGCTGCTCTCGATTACCGGCACCGGATTGTCCGCGCCGCAATGGCATCTGCAGGTGCCGGATCGCCTGGACACCTTCCTGTCCCAATTCCTCGACGACCCGCGCTGGATCGCCATGATCGCCGCGGTGCTCACGGT
Coding sequences within:
- a CDS encoding AarF/ABC1/UbiB kinase family protein, which produces MAGSRRTGFARSAKLASLPMGIMARRVTATGKALVTGASRGDLDDALIEKAADEVFAVLGELKGGAMKLGQALSVAEASIPPRFADRYRTALVKLQSQAPPMSTRSVHRMLTEQLGTRWRDRFSVFDDEPVAAASIGQVHRAVWHDGRTVAVKVQYPGADTALLSDLKMLQMFSGAFTKLMPGADAKGLIDEFIARTADELDYRIESAHQRRFALAFDGDPRFFVPKVIASAPKVLVTQWLEATPLAQIITGGSKAQRDSAGLLLAEFGLSSPARVGYLHCDPHPGNFQLLDDGRLGVIDFGASIALPQGIPAVIGELARHAVAEDYLAAAKTLQDNGFLRPGQQLEIEPIQRLVAPIVAQIDGDNLHISRKLLQGHTARALDVKNMSMNNAMAIKAPAQWPELAMLGRTFAGVVGVCAQLDAEGPFLGLVQRWLPGYAADGAAA
- a CDS encoding threonine/serine exporter ThrE family protein, with the translated sequence MRSWVDGRFGDLADFLLRHWDAARAPLPPKPSPLAEPPVSADLLDLLRWLGVALIGAGETTNRVQSMLDELAHRYGAQGVHFFVLPTGVFVRIQDANGSAVDILSASVDTLRLDQIAALYRLLDRVKAELPPPTEVTRSLQGIFDSEPRNPVLLTMLGQVVLTVGLGLMLNPAAHALVGYCVLGGLVGVLVWLAHRIPLLSLALPVTAAALVSWVAFRFPAQLSGGHPSQLLIPAVATMLPGAMLTNGTIELATGSMVAGASRLIYGMNVLLLLSFGLLIGLEGLGRHPVPESSGVDQLGWWAPFLGVLLIGIGHSWRASAPPKSLGWLLIVLYVTYAAQALGGHFSGQVLGAFLGGLIAVPAAYLVQRRKNAPPSQVAFLPAFWMLVPGGIGLTGVSDLIGQSDPNGLHVIVSALLTVLSIALGVLVGSGLVGDQRPRISTLLDTFLPAGRS
- a CDS encoding nitronate monooxygenase produces the protein MRTEICDRLGIEFPIFAFTHCRDVAAAVSNAGGIGVLGAVGFTAEQLEVELAWLDEHVTGVYGVDLVIPSKYEGKGVEGLSPEELEAKLAELVPQGHRDFAEKLLNDHGVPHLPEEEQVTQLLGWTATTVAPQIEVILKHPKAKLVANALGTPPDDVIKQIQDSGRLIGALCGSVKHALNHKAAGLDFVVCQGTEGGGHTGEVSSMVLWPQVVDAIGELPLLAAGGVGNGRQVAAAMAMGAAGVWTGSIWLTVEEANVPPAQMQSYLEASSNDTVRSRAWTGKPARMLKNDWTEAWEAPENPKPLGMPLQMMVAIDGVKRGHRYPEQAKDVNFNPVGQVVGMMNKVERSADVVARLIQEYVDACDRLNKLNDAL
- a CDS encoding 2OG-Fe(II) oxygenase; translation: MFVWEGVTLTGVMESPSTTLPGWFTELFAHRRWVRRATPFPHVYVRDVFVDEFYQRLSAEYQRVRRERPAEFHEVNENYSADSISLNKLRSGPLALFTSREWHDLIAGVAGVPGTGDIEGGVHHHPPESPRGWPHSDLAPAWFPGEPPAPDETRLPDNTVDIQNGEREPDVAARELVRGVAIMFYLANEPNWNAGDGGETALFAHVHGRHDPEPDLLVPPLNNSMVIFECTPRSWHTFAGNNVHDRNCVVMWLHRPKSEAVRRWGENHIVEW
- a CDS encoding SDR family NAD(P)-dependent oxidoreductase, whose product is MSSGERRVCLLTGAGGQLGDEFCRRLYTEYDIVAVHRERVPSAPSQHEWFIDPFQPDGAVPENDSRVHLIRADLTEPGEVERVVDLALARFGQVDLLVNNAVHIPTHLYGLVDGDAALDDFDRTFRTNVGVPLRLSTRLAQRSWLHDRAGNQTWNRNIVNVSCVYGTEVFPGGQALHAASKAALNHLTRHMAAEFTEFGIRVNAITPNSFPGVVPIENVLRAIFELDNGDMTGGVFDVDFESGEPPAGRHALPA
- a CDS encoding SDR family NAD(P)-dependent oxidoreductase encodes the protein MAVQDKDLQGKTVVITGASNGIGAVAAERLAERGATVAVVGRNPERTAQVADKIGAAHFLADFARLDDVRKLADQLLGRFPQIDVLVNNAGGSWAERAVTADGNERTFQVNHLGGFLLTALLLERLQAAPQPRVINTSSVTYRTAKLNLDTANAPTGSFSMLGSYAGSKLANIVFTRELARRTASTALVTAAFHPGAVATNVYDNIPFGVGALIRSPLSRPFFIRPEKGAEPMVHLVTTPDAAAINGKYFHRFKEEPPSVKQAVDPAFAEQLWDLSEQLTGVSYQR